Proteins encoded within one genomic window of Caldilineales bacterium:
- a CDS encoding glycosyltransferase family 4 protein has translation MPRLLILRSSLRLGGIERQLLDHARRLVAAGWQVELVCLLRGEGEHPLVGIAGQQGILAITVPDPGPLHPCAWWWLRARLQRARPQIIHTCDYRSDVLACLTRRHLPWVAESHGHTQETRAMRLWNACDLGALRRADAVVCVSLAWETRLAAAGVAAERLQVGGNTTAILPPGPLPPAVDLPPGRHLLFAGRLSPEKGIDWLLAVWPELRRRFPDLHLWIAGDGARSGDDAPPPAGIHRLGFQPDIRPWLLAVAAVIAPSRHEAWGMTVFEALALGIPVLAARTGGLPHLCAQAPHARLFTPLSLPALSDGLQMILAPDFPRGPDLGLAYRSQPAFDPARRSDQWLTLYQHLLP, from the coding sequence ATGCCTCGCCTGCTGATCCTGCGTTCGAGCCTTCGTTTGGGCGGCATCGAGCGCCAGCTGCTCGACCACGCCCGGCGGCTGGTCGCGGCAGGCTGGCAGGTCGAGCTGGTCTGCCTCCTGCGTGGGGAGGGAGAGCATCCCCTGGTTGGGATCGCGGGGCAGCAGGGGATCCTGGCCATCACCGTACCTGACCCTGGGCCGCTGCACCCGTGCGCCTGGTGGTGGCTGCGCGCTCGCTTGCAGCGAGCACGACCGCAAATCATCCACACTTGTGACTACCGTAGCGATGTGTTAGCCTGCCTCACGCGTCGCCATTTGCCCTGGGTGGCCGAATCGCACGGCCACACCCAGGAAACCCGCGCCATGCGCCTCTGGAATGCCTGCGATCTCGGCGCGTTACGCCGGGCTGATGCCGTCGTCTGCGTTTCGCTTGCCTGGGAGACGCGCCTGGCCGCTGCCGGCGTAGCCGCCGAACGCTTGCAGGTGGGAGGCAACACCACTGCCATCCTCCCCCCCGGCCCGCTTCCTCCCGCGGTCGACCTGCCGCCCGGTCGTCATCTCCTCTTTGCCGGCCGTCTCTCACCCGAAAAAGGCATCGACTGGCTGCTGGCCGTCTGGCCCGAGCTGCGCCGCCGTTTTCCTGACCTTCACCTCTGGATCGCGGGCGACGGGGCGCGATCAGGCGATGATGCGCCGCCCCCTGCCGGCATCCACCGGCTTGGCTTTCAGCCCGACATCCGCCCCTGGTTGCTGGCCGTCGCCGCCGTCATCGCCCCCTCACGCCATGAAGCCTGGGGCATGACGGTCTTCGAGGCGCTGGCGCTTGGCATTCCGGTCCTGGCTGCTCGCACCGGCGGCCTGCCCCACCTGTGCGCCCAGGCCCCGCACGCCCGGCTCTTCACCCCCCTCAGCCTCCCCGCCCTCAGCGATGGCCTGCAAATGATCCTGGCCCCCGACTTTCCCCGCGGCCCCGACCTGGGCCTGGCCTACCGTTCGCAGCCGGCCTTCGACCCCGCCCGCCGCAGCGACCAGTGGCTGACCCTCTACCAACACCTCCTCCCCTAA
- a CDS encoding O-antigen ligase family protein, with translation MARHQALSPTFPGSIAGAALLVALAAVPSFFNIQSNTSFEPDKAALIRTLAAVIALVLLLAALKNWTAGNRPRWSQIDGIWKLVGGLILAVTASALFGVDPVTALWGNYERGMGLLALLAGVAVMWAAAAAARAGWLWAIVDAILIGAAAPAFYGLVQVLGYDPVRSGTVSFALGQRAAGSLGNPLFLADFLLLAVILGLARLRVGAGSRPGSRLGLALYLLLLAAALVATGSRSALFGLLAAVVIFFLAWGQGQGRRAIQLAGALALLLGLLLLLVAWVAPALLPPRLGDLFASGGTGGQRLLIWQAVLRLLADRPRLLISGLGPDSLALALAPYTPAALAHFEVDWAFRIPDRAHTLALDLLSQVGLPGLAMWTIVWAALGARLLPRPSPWRRTWLPLALQVAGAALLAGLAAALAGWRAAPLGFTAGLLAGLAVALWPLSARRAPASSLKPYLLAALAGHWLLLGFSFPTHASDLLIWTLAGLVAAGDGAYHPKPASGVALSLPFQLAGVAAAAFGFSLSAALPRSLLLWLAALLMLYLVAVVMAARSQPGRDLPAFLLPLVAILPALVLNRFSGLPAWLAYTWLLAWLAAPVVLLCAPSRRRPALTLTTAALALAVLLNLPVYGDIAFKSALLRPGSDFTADRRAFMRRAFALSPYDHVLAAGIAPTENALLTPASSFTDPQAQEVARLYEAAIASQPLAPEALAAYADWLRQRAASEPGWASQARTRFEQLLAFSPNDIEARNRLALLKAAGGDDAGALADLESLLSLDPLYGPTYLHLASISRQAGDVSTARRWLELGRERVPWWDELPRALAALDQP, from the coding sequence ATGGCTCGCCACCAGGCCCTTTCGCCCACCTTTCCCGGCTCCATCGCCGGCGCCGCCCTGTTGGTGGCGCTGGCAGCCGTCCCCTCCTTCTTCAACATCCAGAGCAACACCAGCTTCGAACCGGACAAGGCGGCGCTGATCCGCACCCTGGCCGCGGTCATAGCCCTCGTGTTGCTCCTCGCTGCCCTGAAGAACTGGACGGCAGGCAACCGGCCACGCTGGTCACAAATCGACGGCATCTGGAAACTGGTCGGGGGGTTGATCCTGGCCGTGACAGCCAGCGCCCTGTTCGGCGTCGATCCTGTCACGGCCTTGTGGGGCAACTACGAGCGGGGGATGGGGCTGCTGGCGCTCCTGGCGGGGGTTGCTGTCATGTGGGCGGCCGCAGCTGCGGCCAGAGCCGGCTGGCTGTGGGCCATCGTCGATGCCATCCTCATCGGCGCCGCCGCGCCCGCCTTCTATGGCTTGGTGCAAGTCCTGGGCTACGACCCCGTGCGCTCGGGCACGGTTAGCTTCGCCCTCGGCCAGCGCGCAGCCGGCAGCCTGGGCAATCCGCTGTTCCTGGCCGACTTCCTGCTCCTGGCCGTCATCCTCGGCCTGGCCAGGCTACGGGTGGGAGCAGGAAGTCGGCCAGGATCGCGCCTGGGTCTGGCGCTCTATCTGCTCTTGCTGGCGGCGGCGCTTGTCGCCACCGGCAGCCGCAGCGCCCTCTTCGGCCTCTTGGCCGCTGTCGTCATCTTCTTTCTCGCCTGGGGTCAGGGACAAGGCCGCCGGGCCATCCAACTGGCCGGGGCGCTGGCGCTGCTGCTGGGCCTGCTCCTGCTCCTCGTCGCCTGGGTAGCGCCCGCTCTCCTTCCCCCGCGCCTCGGCGACCTCTTCGCCAGCGGCGGCACCGGCGGCCAGCGCCTGCTCATCTGGCAGGCCGTGCTCAGACTCCTGGCCGACCGCCCGCGCCTGCTCATCTCCGGCCTCGGCCCCGACAGTCTGGCCCTGGCCCTGGCCCCCTACACACCCGCCGCTCTCGCCCATTTCGAGGTCGACTGGGCGTTTCGCATCCCCGACCGCGCCCACACCCTCGCCCTCGACCTCCTCAGCCAGGTTGGGCTGCCTGGCCTGGCGATGTGGACGATCGTCTGGGCTGCTCTGGGGGCGCGACTGCTGCCGCGACCGTCACCCTGGCGGCGGACCTGGCTGCCCCTCGCCCTGCAAGTAGCCGGGGCAGCCCTCCTGGCCGGGCTGGCAGCGGCATTGGCCGGATGGCGGGCAGCGCCCCTCGGCTTCACCGCCGGCCTTCTTGCTGGACTGGCCGTGGCTCTGTGGCCCCTGTCCGCCCGTCGCGCCCCGGCCTCCTCACTCAAACCCTATCTGTTAGCCGCCCTGGCCGGGCACTGGCTCCTGCTCGGCTTCAGCTTTCCCACCCATGCATCCGACCTGCTGATCTGGACCCTGGCCGGCCTGGTTGCCGCTGGCGATGGCGCCTACCATCCCAAACCAGCGAGCGGCGTCGCCCTCAGCCTGCCGTTTCAGCTGGCGGGCGTGGCTGCGGCCGCGTTCGGCTTCAGCCTCAGCGCCGCCTTGCCGCGCTCGCTTCTGCTCTGGCTGGCCGCCCTCCTCATGCTCTATCTTGTGGCCGTCGTCATGGCGGCCCGGTCGCAACCTGGCCGCGACTTGCCGGCCTTCCTTTTGCCGTTGGTCGCCATCCTGCCGGCCCTGGTTCTCAATCGTTTCAGCGGCCTCCCGGCCTGGCTGGCCTACACCTGGCTGCTGGCATGGCTGGCGGCGCCGGTCGTGCTCCTGTGCGCACCTTCTCGGCGCCGCCCAGCCCTGACCCTTACCACCGCCGCCCTGGCCCTGGCTGTGCTCCTCAACCTGCCGGTCTACGGCGACATCGCCTTCAAGAGCGCCCTCCTGCGCCCCGGTTCCGACTTCACTGCCGACCGCCGCGCCTTCATGCGCCGGGCCTTTGCGCTCAGCCCCTACGACCATGTCCTGGCCGCCGGCATCGCCCCCACCGAGAACGCCCTCCTCACCCCAGCCTCGTCATTCACCGACCCGCAGGCGCAGGAAGTCGCCCGGCTCTACGAAGCCGCCATCGCCAGCCAGCCACTCGCACCCGAGGCGTTGGCCGCCTACGCCGACTGGTTGCGCCAACGCGCGGCCTCCGAACCTGGCTGGGCTTCTCAGGCTCGCACCCGCTTCGAGCAACTGCTGGCGTTCTCGCCCAACGATATCGAGGCCCGCAACCGTCTGGCTTTGCTCAAGGCTGCTGGCGGCGACGATGCCGGGGCGCTGGCCGATCTCGAGTCCCTGCTTTCACTCGACCCCCTGTACGGCCCGACCTACCTCCATCTCGCCTCGATTTCTCGCCAGGCCGGCGATGTCTCCACCGCCCGCCGCTGGCTCGAACTTGGCCGTGAGCGCGTCCCCTGGTGGGACGAACTGCCCCGCGCCCTTGCCGCCCTCGACCAGCCCTAG